The Corynebacterium halotolerans YIM 70093 = DSM 44683 region GTCTCCGGCGCGGCCCCGGTGGCTTCTGCGGCTCCGGTGGCCTCCGGGACCTCCGGAACCCCCTGCGGCGTCTCGTCACGACGGTCGCGGGCGCCCACGGCACCCCCGAGGATCACGTCGGCGGCGGAGTCCCCGAGTCGCGGGGAGGTCCGGTAGCGCTCGGGATCCACGGTGCGCGGGACATCCCTGGGGCGCTGCGGTGCCTCGGTCTGGGGGGACTGGGTGGCGCGGGGGGTTTCCTCGGCCTGCTTCTGAGCCTGCGTGGTCTTCTCCTTCTCCGCGTTCTCCGCCGCCGCTGATTCCTTGGCGCGTGCGAGCGCCCCGAGACCCGGGGTGTCGCCGAGGCGCGGAGTGTTACTCGGGCCCGAGGGGATCAGGGCGGCGAGCCCACGACCGAGTCCACCCTTGCGAGTTTCCTGTGACATGACGTCGGTTGCCTTTCCCGGACCGCGGGTCCGTTACTAGTAGTCCATATCTTAACGCTCGCTGCCACCGGAGTCGGCTCTGGCGTTGTCCGCCTCGCCGGTGGTGTCGTCGGGCGCGGACGTGGACTCGGGCCCGGAGGATGCGTCAGCGCCCTCACCGGCGTCCGCGGCGGGCTCCTCCGTCAGCCGCTTCGCGGTCTCCGGGCTGACGCCGATGGGGCCCGTGGACCCGACGGGCAGGTAGTCGCCGCGGTTGGCGAACTCCCGGGCCGCGTCGAGGTAGGCCAGTGCGCCGCGGGAACCCGGGTCGTACTCGAGGACGGTCTGCCCGTAGCCGGGCGCCTCGGAGACCTTGACGGAACGCGGGATGACGTTGAGCAGCACCACGTCACCGAAGTGGTCACGGACTTCATTGGCCACCTGCTCCGAGAGCTTCGTGCGGGCGTCGTACATGGTCAGCAGGATCGCCGAGATGTGGAGGTTGGTGTTGAGGTGCTGCCGGATCATGGAGATGTTGTTCAGCAGCTGGCCCACGCCCTCGAGCGCGTAGTACTCGCACTGGATGGGGATGAGGACCTCCTCCACCGCGGTCATCGCGTTGATGGTCAACAGGCCCAGCGACGGGGGACAGTCGACGAGGATGTAGTCGAAGCCCTGCTCGGAGAGGTAGCCG contains the following coding sequences:
- a CDS encoding ParA family protein; protein product: MDDQQWDETPIAAAARRAAQVMTPNSLRLPKPDAPRLITIANQKGGVGKTTSSVNLAASLALHGLKVLVIDLDPQGNSSTALGVEHRAGTPSSYELLIGEASAEEAVQQTPSNENLYCIPATIDLAGAEIELVSLVRREYRLHDALHTGYLSEQGFDYILVDCPPSLGLLTINAMTAVEEVLIPIQCEYYALEGVGQLLNNISMIRQHLNTNLHISAILLTMYDARTKLSEQVANEVRDHFGDVVLLNVIPRSVKVSEAPGYGQTVLEYDPGSRGALAYLDAAREFANRGDYLPVGSTGPIGVSPETAKRLTEEPAADAGEGADASSGPESTSAPDDTTGEADNARADSGGSER